A region from the Hypomesus transpacificus isolate Combined female chromosome 11, fHypTra1, whole genome shotgun sequence genome encodes:
- the chs1 gene encoding chitin synthase 1, whose translation MEELKSRGRKREGRHRDTWDPFQLNPIGAEKEQTRHCFELAQYLVAVIVGLLVLASAVISKGTLLVLSTLSSPSSLRSPKQRQFYMLMLVLCLIFPNLLVFIKSLWKCAFKSFVKPNMKTLGLMCIIECLVSLGTSVLVLVVMPQFDVLTNLFISGGVCILSSVLQIVFRLQKESWKIIFPICSLILVLAGYFLLGIDYYVRVSSYMANQESDCFVYVGVGVFASLLVSLNWWENSLQASNSIQEMLTELEGFRDFVFVLTSILRTLIIAAVYFIYYKLFTNTIVWSDFYLGEDKESLKIGLIVFFMQAFFSAACHWFGVVACKIHAIRMSFALPVCSTGPAMLILGIILFITQADKLEGVDSTSIQDFCSSLVELSTKNTTPVVLLELTRSICRTSLNSPYLTWPFSLLALEGICMWLGFITSTYYVWKIKVQRIERTSQLFVRRLYESAFIDLSLLLNTKMKVVRARNQESNDDLENCVIYLCATMWHETYDEMLKILTSMFRLDRYRGDPKEEHKDVFDFECHIYVDDSFMIEKGTGKKLVNSYVNDLIHVVIEVYRVFTNKEPDDVSIIETPYGGRLMFVMPEGNMLYVHLKDKSLIRNKKRWSQIMYLYYLLGWKGYIVKNPQKITRQNNPCRASLISLDGESFLLPQYDNDSKRKHITDDNTYIMALDGDTDFQPKALILLVDRLRMYDNVGAACGRIHPTGMGPMVWYQKFEYAVGHWLQKTAEHVFGSVLCSPGCFSLFRGSALMDDNVLKRYTTTATKASEYVQYDQGEDRWLCTLLLQQGWRVEYNAASDAYTNSPQEFKEFYNQRRRWGPSTLANTLDLLHSGGETVKRNSSISRLYIFYQMFTVSSSILGPASVSLMIAGAFQFVFQIPGTLSIVISVIPPVFYMFVCFVAKPNLQISIAAIMSVLYAFLMTASFFSIIGDMVQQETFLTPTGLFLVSMTIMYLVTAILHPEEFSMIIYGLMYFICIPSGYLLLTIYSLVNMHIVSWGTRESSKEMEEKKMQSVLCDRNCKLCCWDVKIQVTQETDNLILQQMQNAISQKTQAVLSSSTYEEVLQIPQEGNKHHDARKEIHPSGKRCFSDNKLQHEDGDSASGYSRSDDSISKNVSTNSSLDNEDDNEDDDDTMTMFYDDTMQVETKLVPDSDWVEPVKTEFLKKLTYANMKRNLQEQIRYTLRNKNQEDVCEELVMMLTDTVNGELKDRVGPEDILSESKLEELQYALDEQARRILKTNRAERLERRVKRAIEKTLIAPQVEKLTEDETDFWIKLLERYLSPIVDDKAQKEVVTRELKSLRNKAVFLYFIVNVLWVVATFFLQAIGSDVISIKIPKFYPNGSQAEDYLKVEPLSLMFLLSFAVLLIIQFLAMLYHRIYTLIHVVSYRSSEKDYKEKNEEDDEGLILENQIANGLVITSDDL comes from the exons ATGGAGGAACTCAAATCAAGAGGACGCAAACGAGAGGGAAGACACAG GGACACATGGGACCCATTCCAGTTAAACCCTATCGGGGCAGAGAAGGAGCAGACAAGGCATTGCTTTGAACTGGCGCAGTACCTAGTAGCAGTGATAGTGGGTTTGCTGGTCCTTGCCAGTGCTGTCATCAGCAAG GGCACTCTGCTGGTGCTGTCCACGTTGTCAAGTCCCTCCTCTCTGCGAAGCCCTAAGCAGAGACAGTTCTACATGCTGATGCTTGTGTTGTGCCTCATTTTCCCAAACCTGCTTGTCTTCATAAAGTCTCTTTGGAAATGTGCATTCAAAAGCTTTGTCAAGCCCAACATGAAGACCTTGGGCCTG ATGTGTATAATCGAGTGTCTGGTGTCTCTGGGCACCTCTGTCCTGGTCTTAGTGGTGATGCCCCAGTTTGACGTCCTCACAAATCTGTTCATTTCTGGAGGTGTGTGCATCCTGTCCTCAGTCCTACAGATCGTCTTCCGCCTGCAAAAAGAGAGCTGGAAGATCATCTTCCCAATTTGCTCCCTCATCCTGGTCCTGGCAGGTTACTTCTTGCTGGGAATTGACTACTATGTACGTGTGTCTTCCTACATGGCCAATCAGGAAAGTGACTGTTTTGTGTAtgtaggtgtgggtgtgtttgcctCCCTATTGGTGTCTCTAAACTGGTGGGAGAACTCTCTGCAGGCCAGCAACAGCATCCAAGAGATGCTTACAGAGCTGGAGGGCTTCAGggactttgtgtttgttttgaccaGCATCCTGAGAACTCTGATAATAGCAGCCGTCTATTTCATCTACTACAAGCTTTTTACTAACACAATTGTTTGGAGCGACTTCTACTTAGGGGAAGATAAGGAGAGCCTGAAAATTGGCCTAATCGTCTTCTTCATGCAGGCTTTCTTTTCTGCTGCCTGCCATTGGTTTGGTGTTGTGGCATGTAAGATCCATGCCATCCGGATGAGCTTTGCATTACCAGTGTGTTCCACTGGTCCAGCTATGCTTATCCTGGGAATAATCCTTTTCATAACACAGGCAGATAAGTTGGAGGGTGTAGACTCCACTTCTATCCAGGACTTCTGCTCCAGTCTTGTGGAACTGAGCACGAAGAACACCACCCCAGTGGTTCTGCTGGAGCTCACCAGAAGCATCTGTAGAACGTCTCTGAACAGTCCATATTTGACCTGGCCATTCTCCCTGCTGGCCCTGGAAGGCATCTGCATGTGGCTGGGCTTCATAACCAGCACCTACTACGTCTGGAAGATCAAGGTGCAGCGGATCGAAAGGACCTCCCAGCTCTTTGTGCGCCGCCTCTATGAATCAGCGTTCATTGACCTGTCTCTGTTGCTCAACACCAAGATGAAGGTGGTCCGCGCCAGGAACCAGGAGAG TAATGATGATCTGGAGAACTGTGTTATCTACCTATGTGCCACCATGTGGCATGAGACCTATGATGAGATGCTGAAGATCCTGACCTCGATGTTTAG ATTGGACCGCTACAGAGGTGACCCCAAGGAAGAGCATAAAGACGTTTTTGACTTTGAGTGTCACATCTATGTAGACGACTCATTTATGATAGAGAAGGGGACAGGCAAGAAGCTGGTCAACAGTTACGTCAACGACCTTATTCATGTCGTCATAGAGGTGTACAG GGTGTTCACCAACAAGGAACCAGATGATGTGTCCATCATCGAAACGCCATATGGCGGACGTCTGATGTTTGTGATGCCTGAGGGCAACATGCTTTATGTTCATTTAAAGGACAAGTCTCTGATCAGGAATAAGAAGAGGTGGTCCCAG ATCATGTATCTGTATTATCTGCTCGGCTGGAAAGGCTATATAGTAAAGAACCCTCAGAAGATTACA AGGCAGAACAACCCCTGCCGCGCAAGCCTAATTTCTCTGGATGGTGAAAGCTTTCTGTTGCCTCAATACGACAACGACAGTAAGAGGAAGCACATCACAGACGACAACACCTACATCATGGCACTGGATGGAGACACAGACTTTCAGCCCAAAGCTCTCATCTTATTGGTCGACCGTCTCAGGATGTATGACAATGTGGGAGCAGCATGTGGGCGGATACACCCCACTGGGATGG GTCCAATGGTGTGGTACCAGAAATTTGAGTATGCTGTAGGACACTGGCTCCAAAAGACAGCTGAGCATGTGTTTGGTTCCGTCCTCTGCTCGCCTGGTTGCTTCAGTCTGTTCAGAGGTTCTGCCCTCATGGATGACAATGTCTTGAAGAGATACACGACCACAGCAACAAAAGCCTCGGAGTATGTCCAGTACGACCAAG GAGAGGACAGGTGGTTGTGCACGCTGCTTTTGCAACAGGGATGGAGAGTGGAGTACAATGCAGCATCTGACGCCTACACTAACTCGCCCCAGGAGTTTAAGGAGTTTTATAACCAGCGACGTCGCTGGGGTCCATCCACCTTGGCCAACACCCTGGATCTGCTGCACAGTGGAGGAGAGACTGTCAAAAGGAATAGCTCCATCTCAAGACTCTATATTTTCTACCAGATGTTCACTGTCAGTTCCTCCATCCTTGGACcagcctctgtctccctcatgATAGCAG GAGCTTTCCAGTTTGTGTTTCAGATTCCAGGGACCCTGTCCATCGTCATCTCAGTGATCCCACCTGTATTCtacatgtttgtgtgctttGTGGCCAAACCCAACCTCCAGATCTCAATTGCAGCCATTATGAGTGTTCTCTATGCCTTCCTCATGACTGCTTCCTTCTTCTCCATTATTG GTGACATGGTTCAGCAAGAAACATTCCTCACACCCACAGGGCTATTCCTGGTCTCCATGACAATCATGTACCTGGTTACAGCCATCTTGCACCCAGAGGAGTTCAGCATGATCATCTACGGACTAATGTACTTCATCTGCATCCCATCGGGCTACCTGCTATTGACTATCTACTCCTTGGTTAACATGCACATAGTGTCTTGGGGCACCAGGGAATCGAgcaaagagatggaggagaaaaaaatgcaGAGTGTCCTCTGTGACCGTAATTGCAAACTCTGCTGCTGGGACGTGAAAATACAG GTGACTCAAGAGACAGATAATCTGATTCTGCAACAGATGCAGAATGCCATTAGTCAGAAGACCCAGGCAGTCCTCTCCTCATCTACATACGAGGAAGTACTACAGATCCCACAGGAAGGAAACAAACACCATGATGCCAGAAAAGAGATCCATCCAAGTGGCAAAAGGTGTTTCTCTGATAACAAACTACAGCATGAAGATGGAGACTCAGCATCAGGCTATAG TAGGAGTGACGACAGCATCTCTAAGAATGTCAGTACAAACTCCAGCCTTGACAATGAAGATGACAATGAAGATGACGATGACACTATGACAATGTTTTATGATGACACTATGCAGGTGGAGACAAAGTTGGTCCCTGATAGTG ACTGGGTGGAACCAGTCAAGACTGAGTTCTTAAAGAAGTTGACCTATGCCAACATGAAGAGGAATCTGCAGGAGCAGATCAG GTACACACTGCGTAACAAGAACcaggaggatgtgtgtgaggaGCTTGTTATGATGCTGACGGACACAGTAAATGGTGAACTGAAGGACAGGGTGGGACCAGAAGATATCCTTTCAGAGAGCAAGCTAGAGGAACTGCAGTATGCTCTGGACGAGCAGGCACGACGGATCCTGAAGACCAATCGAGCTGAGCGACTCGAGAGGAGGGTGAAGCGAGCCATCGAGAAAACACTTATTGCCCCTCAGGTGGAGAAACTGACAGAG GATGAGACTGACTTCTGGATAAAGCTGCTTGAGAGGTACCTGTCTCCTATTGTCGATGACAAAGCTCAAAAGGAAGTGGTAACCAGAGAGCTTAAGTCCC